In Spirochaetaceae bacterium, the following are encoded in one genomic region:
- a CDS encoding TRAP transporter small permease, translated as MTSTGSPGEHQDAAAAARGRESLPGDHIGAHLERLARLVAIGGGVLLIGVVLMTVISVLGRYLLGAPIPGDYELTELACGIAVFAFLPYCHARSGHIVVEFFTGRLRERHKTALATVHNIAFTLVAGLITWRLFVGGMHKLQDGETTLFLGIPLHWAYFPALLGAGLLTAICVLVVCRHVRALRR; from the coding sequence ATGACCTCCACCGGTAGCCCGGGAGAGCACCAAGACGCGGCCGCTGCGGCGCGCGGCCGGGAGAGCCTGCCGGGCGATCACATTGGAGCCCACCTGGAGCGGCTGGCCCGGTTGGTTGCGATTGGCGGGGGCGTGCTGTTGATCGGAGTCGTGTTGATGACCGTGATCAGCGTCCTCGGGCGCTATCTCCTGGGCGCCCCGATCCCCGGCGACTACGAGCTCACCGAGCTCGCCTGCGGCATCGCCGTGTTCGCCTTCCTGCCGTACTGCCACGCCAGGAGCGGCCACATCGTCGTGGAGTTCTTCACCGGCAGGTTGCGCGAGCGGCACAAGACGGCGCTGGCAACGGTGCACAATATCGCCTTCACGCTGGTTGCCGGCCTGATCACGTGGCGCCTGTTCGTCGGCGGCATGCATAAGCTGCAGGATGGCGAGACGACGCTGTTCCTGGGCATTCCGCTGCATTGGGCCTACTTCCCGGCGCTGCTCGGAGCCGGATTGCTGACCGCGATCTGCGTCCTGGTAGTCTGCCGTCACGTTCGCGCCCTGCGGCGATGA
- a CDS encoding TRAP transporter substrate-binding protein → MRRIDRRAVVNGPLPALVAALLCALAGSAGAEQITLRLHTFNSPRSIAVQLFLEPWAEEVEARSEGRVEVQVFPAMQLGGRPADLYGQARDGVVDIVWTLPGYSAGRFPLTEVFELPFVCGDAEATSQALHEFYGKWLRDEYDDTHPLVFHTTAPSHIHTAGREVRALEDLQALKIRAPSRISAEMLEALGAVPIGMPVPRVYEALSRGVVEGALIPWTIMRPFRLHEVTQHHTEVAFSCALFLMTMNKARYDGLPAEIRTIIDETTGIALARRLGRLWQDDEQPGRAIALERGHSIIPLPEAERERWRTVLQPVTDGWVEQVSAMGHDGEAMLADARRLVAEYGDDLHR, encoded by the coding sequence ATGCGCCGGATTGATCGTCGAGCCGTCGTCAATGGGCCGCTTCCCGCGCTCGTTGCGGCACTGTTGTGCGCGCTCGCAGGCAGCGCGGGCGCGGAGCAGATCACGCTTCGGCTGCACACGTTCAACTCGCCCAGGTCGATCGCCGTGCAACTGTTTCTGGAACCGTGGGCGGAGGAGGTCGAGGCGAGATCCGAGGGTCGGGTCGAGGTGCAGGTGTTCCCGGCGATGCAGCTCGGCGGCAGGCCGGCGGATCTCTACGGGCAGGCGCGCGACGGCGTGGTCGATATCGTCTGGACTCTGCCCGGTTACTCGGCGGGGAGATTCCCGCTGACCGAGGTGTTCGAGCTGCCCTTCGTGTGCGGTGACGCGGAAGCGACCAGTCAAGCGTTGCACGAGTTTTACGGGAAGTGGCTGCGGGATGAGTACGACGATACGCATCCCCTGGTGTTTCATACGACGGCGCCCAGCCACATTCACACCGCCGGCCGCGAGGTGCGCGCGCTGGAAGACCTGCAAGCGCTGAAGATACGTGCCCCGTCGCGGATCAGCGCCGAGATGCTGGAAGCTCTTGGCGCCGTGCCGATCGGCATGCCCGTGCCGAGGGTCTACGAGGCGCTCTCGCGGGGCGTGGTGGAAGGCGCATTGATCCCCTGGACCATCATGCGGCCCTTCCGGCTGCACGAAGTGACGCAGCACCATACGGAGGTTGCGTTCTCCTGCGCCCTGTTCCTGATGACCATGAACAAGGCGCGCTACGATGGACTGCCGGCGGAAATCCGCACGATCATCGACGAGACGACCGGAATAGCGCTGGCCCGGCGGCTGGGGCGGCTGTGGCAGGACGATGAGCAGCCGGGCCGTGCCATCGCGCTGGAGCGCGGCCACTCGATTATTCCGCTGCCGGAAGCGGAGCGCGAGCGTTGGCGGACCGTCCTGCAGCCGGTGACCGATGGCTGGGTCGAGCAGGTCAGCGCCATGGGCCACGACGGGGAGGCGATGCTCGCCGATGCCAGACGCCTGGTCGCCGAGTACGGCGATGACCTCCACCGGTAG
- the moeB gene encoding molybdopterin-synthase adenylyltransferase MoeB: protein MAITIHIPTPLRPFLDNQDTVTVDGEGAVGEVLRQLAAGHGDLGKHLFGADGALRNFVNVYVNEEDIRYQDGENTAVKSGDTVSIVPSIAGGSGPAALSPAELARYSRHILIPDVGVAGQERLKASSALLIGAGGLGSPLALYLAAAGIGRIGIVEFDKIDETNLQRQILYGTSQVGQSKLQRATDRLRDLNPAITVEPIEEPLTSANALELFRNYDVVADGTDNFPTRYLVNDACVLTGKPNVYGSIFRFEGQISVFNYQDGPCYRCLYSEPPPPGLVPSCAEGGVLGVLPGVVGALQANEVIKVLLGIGDVAAGRLVIYDALKLTFRQLKLRRNPACVVCGDNPTVTELIDYEQFCGMPAFEGSAGGQAAAAHGAADNGDGDGGIREIDVFELQARRERGDSFQLIDVREPWEADINQIDGAELIPLGELPDRLDELDPAASYVVHCKMGGRSANAVAQMQEAGFRDVVNLEGGINAWVDEIDPDQQSY from the coding sequence ATGGCGATTACCATTCACATTCCCACTCCGTTGCGGCCCTTTCTGGACAACCAGGACACGGTTACCGTCGACGGTGAAGGCGCCGTCGGCGAGGTGCTGCGGCAACTGGCGGCCGGCCACGGCGACCTGGGCAAGCACCTGTTCGGGGCCGACGGCGCGCTGCGCAACTTCGTCAACGTGTACGTGAACGAGGAAGACATCCGCTACCAGGACGGCGAGAACACCGCCGTGAAGAGCGGCGACACCGTCTCCATCGTGCCGTCGATCGCCGGCGGCAGCGGTCCCGCCGCCCTGAGCCCCGCCGAGCTGGCGCGCTACAGCCGCCACATCCTGATCCCGGACGTGGGCGTCGCGGGGCAGGAACGGCTGAAGGCCAGTTCCGCCCTGCTGATCGGCGCCGGCGGCCTCGGCTCGCCGCTCGCGCTCTACCTGGCCGCCGCCGGCATCGGGCGCATCGGCATCGTCGAGTTCGACAAGATCGACGAGACCAACCTGCAGCGCCAGATCCTGTACGGTACCTCCCAGGTGGGTCAGTCCAAGCTGCAGCGGGCAACCGACCGGCTGCGCGACCTCAATCCCGCCATCACCGTCGAGCCGATCGAGGAGCCGCTCACCTCGGCCAACGCCCTGGAGCTGTTCCGGAACTACGACGTGGTGGCGGACGGCACCGACAACTTCCCCACCCGCTACCTGGTCAACGACGCCTGCGTGCTGACCGGCAAGCCCAACGTGTACGGCTCGATTTTCCGCTTCGAAGGGCAGATCTCGGTGTTCAACTACCAGGACGGCCCCTGCTACCGCTGCCTGTACAGCGAGCCGCCGCCGCCCGGACTGGTGCCGAGCTGCGCCGAGGGCGGCGTGCTCGGCGTGCTGCCCGGCGTGGTGGGCGCGCTGCAGGCCAACGAGGTGATCAAGGTGCTGCTCGGCATCGGCGACGTGGCCGCCGGGCGGCTGGTGATCTACGACGCCCTGAAGCTGACCTTCCGCCAGCTCAAGCTGCGCCGCAACCCCGCCTGCGTGGTGTGCGGAGACAACCCGACCGTGACCGAGTTGATCGACTACGAGCAGTTCTGCGGCATGCCGGCGTTCGAGGGCAGCGCCGGCGGGCAGGCCGCCGCGGCGCACGGCGCGGCGGACAATGGCGACGGCGACGGCGGCATCCGCGAGATCGACGTATTCGAACTGCAGGCGCGACGGGAGCGCGGCGACAGCTTCCAGCTCATCGACGTGCGTGAGCCGTGGGAGGCGGACATCAACCAGATCGACGGCGCGGAGCTGATCCCGCTCGGCGAGTTGCCCGACCGCCTCGACGAGCTCGATCCCGCGGCCAGCTACGTCGTGCACTGCAAGATGGGCGGGCGCAGCGCCAACGCGGTCGCCCAGATGCAGGAGGCCGGGTTCCGCGACGTGGTCAACCTGGAGGGCGGCATCAACGCCTGGGTCGACGAAATCGACCCCGATCAACAGTCCTACTAA
- a CDS encoding TRAP transporter large permease: protein MTSIGFAGLLFAVCVVLIALRMPVAVAMFIVGGFGFASLAGWPAFLNLLNTAPFGRVSSYTLSVLPLFLLMGQLATRAGLSRSLFDSARAWVGHRRGGLAVSTVLGCAAFGSICGSSIATGATMASVALPEMRRHGYSGALATGTLAAGGTLGILIPPSIILVIYAVITEQSVGKLFLAALLPGVIATLGYAVAIAVQVRLRPESGPPAPALPYRARVRSLAAGWPVAAIFLVVIGGIYIGVFTPTEAAAIGAAATALLALALGRLSWKGFASSILETAQTSAAIFLILIGAEVYNGFLALSQLPVGLSAALASAGLAPMAIMIGILLIYLLLGCVMDSLAMILLTVPVFFPLVTGLEFGLTEPEIAIWFGILTLIVVEIGLITPPIGLNVYVINSLADGVSLGESFRGIFPFLLVDFARVAMLLAVPATCLWLPRLE, encoded by the coding sequence ATGACGAGCATCGGGTTCGCCGGGCTCCTGTTCGCGGTCTGCGTGGTGCTGATCGCACTCAGGATGCCGGTCGCGGTGGCGATGTTCATCGTCGGCGGCTTCGGCTTCGCCTCGCTGGCGGGATGGCCGGCGTTCCTCAATCTGCTGAACACGGCACCGTTCGGCCGGGTATCGAGCTACACCCTGTCGGTGCTGCCGCTGTTCCTGCTGATGGGCCAGTTGGCGACGCGTGCCGGGCTCAGCCGCTCGCTGTTCGATTCCGCGCGCGCCTGGGTCGGTCACCGCCGCGGCGGACTTGCCGTCTCCACCGTTCTGGGGTGTGCGGCGTTCGGCTCCATCTGCGGATCCTCGATCGCGACAGGGGCGACGATGGCGTCGGTGGCGCTGCCCGAGATGAGACGCCACGGCTACTCGGGAGCACTGGCCACCGGCACCCTGGCGGCGGGAGGAACGCTCGGCATCCTGATACCACCGTCCATCATCCTGGTGATCTACGCGGTCATCACCGAGCAGTCGGTCGGCAAGCTGTTCCTGGCCGCGCTGCTCCCGGGAGTCATCGCAACCCTCGGCTACGCGGTCGCGATCGCGGTCCAGGTCCGGCTCAGGCCCGAGTCGGGTCCGCCCGCGCCGGCGCTTCCGTACCGCGCTCGCGTGCGCAGCCTGGCCGCGGGATGGCCGGTGGCGGCGATCTTCCTCGTGGTCATCGGCGGGATCTATATTGGAGTCTTCACCCCGACGGAGGCTGCCGCGATCGGGGCGGCGGCCACCGCGCTGTTGGCGCTCGCGCTTGGGCGGTTGAGTTGGAAGGGCTTCGCGTCGAGCATCCTGGAGACCGCGCAGACCTCCGCCGCGATTTTCCTGATCCTGATCGGCGCCGAAGTGTACAACGGCTTTCTCGCGTTGTCCCAGCTCCCGGTCGGGCTGTCCGCCGCGCTCGCGTCAGCGGGGCTGGCGCCGATGGCGATCATGATCGGCATTTTGCTGATCTACCTGCTGCTCGGCTGCGTGATGGACAGCCTGGCCATGATCCTGTTGACCGTACCGGTTTTCTTTCCCCTGGTAACCGGCCTCGAGTTCGGCCTTACGGAGCCGGAGATCGCAATCTGGTTCGGGATCCTGACGCTGATCGTCGTCGAGATCGGGCTGATCACGCCGCCGATCGGCCTCAACGTCTACGTGATCAACTCGCTGGCCGACGGCGTCTCGCTCGGAGAGTCGTTCCGGGGCATCTTCCCGTTCCTGTTGGTCGATTTCGCCCGCGTCGCCATGCTCCTGGCCGTGCCCGCGACGTGCCTCTGGCTGCCGAGGCTGGAGTAG
- a CDS encoding YciI family protein, protein MYIVAYVTHKPGRVQAGSELQDTFIDYLRNHPDHPGVVVHNGGPTLDDDSASIVGLLLILEAPSLEAAQAFLADSPYGKADVFAETEFRPWEWRTGHPG, encoded by the coding sequence ATGTACATCGTGGCTTACGTCACTCACAAGCCGGGGCGCGTGCAGGCAGGCAGCGAACTCCAGGACACCTTCATCGACTATCTGCGCAATCATCCAGACCATCCCGGCGTCGTCGTGCACAACGGCGGCCCGACACTGGACGACGACTCGGCGTCCATCGTGGGCCTGCTCCTGATCCTGGAAGCGCCCTCCCTGGAGGCGGCGCAAGCGTTCCTGGCCGACAGCCCATACGGCAAGGCGGACGTGTTCGCGGAGACCGAGTTCCGTCCGTGGGAGTGGAGGACGGGCCACCCCGGCTAG
- a CDS encoding purine/pyrimidine permease — protein MRLDESDQSSGGRRHPDARIPVALSAGLALQIACLVLPGAVMIPTVVFRAAGQSEEVLLWAVFASVAISGATTMLQARRIGWFGAGYILAIGTSGAAIAVSIAALAAGGPALLATMVVVVSLVQFVFSARLSLFRRVLTPTVTGTVLMLTPVTVMPVMFDQLKNVPSFTPPPAAPLSAITTLVVIAGLTLTAKGRVRLWAPVIGMIAGSVVAGVFGLYDAQRIVRASWIGIPRPPWPAMDLHFGPQFWALLPAFVFIALVCTIQTISGAVAIQRVSWAGRRAVDFRAVQGAVAADGVGNLLSGLAGTMPLGFRPHGASMVEITGISSRRVGLALGAALIVLAFVPKALAVILAIPGPVIAAFVTVTMATIFIVGMRVIIQDGVDHRKGLIAGVSFWIGVGFQSEAIFPGHVSDLAGSLLRNGMLTGGIAAVVMTMFVELTKPRRRRLEVDLDPSVLHEVRRFIAAFASRRGWDAAMVDRLDAVCEETLLTLEQQRESGADTARRRLLLTARGEDGGAVLEFVASTGKENLQDRIALLGEAAAGAMIEREVSLRLLRHLASSVHHQQYHGTDIVTVRVERPAARMAQGK, from the coding sequence ATGAGACTCGACGAATCCGACCAGAGTTCCGGGGGCCGCCGCCATCCCGACGCCAGGATCCCGGTTGCCCTCAGCGCGGGCCTCGCGCTGCAGATCGCCTGCCTGGTGCTGCCCGGTGCGGTGATGATTCCGACGGTGGTGTTCCGGGCGGCCGGTCAGTCCGAGGAGGTCCTGCTGTGGGCCGTTTTTGCCTCGGTGGCGATCAGCGGGGCGACCACGATGCTCCAGGCACGGCGGATCGGCTGGTTCGGCGCCGGCTACATCCTCGCGATCGGCACCTCCGGGGCCGCCATCGCGGTCAGCATTGCCGCCCTCGCCGCCGGCGGTCCGGCGTTGCTCGCCACCATGGTCGTGGTGGTCTCCCTGGTGCAGTTCGTGTTCTCCGCGCGCCTGTCGCTGTTCCGGCGCGTCCTCACGCCAACCGTCACGGGGACGGTCCTGATGCTCACGCCGGTCACGGTCATGCCGGTGATGTTCGACCAACTGAAGAACGTGCCGAGCTTCACGCCGCCGCCGGCCGCCCCGCTGAGCGCGATAACGACCCTGGTCGTGATCGCCGGCCTCACCCTGACGGCGAAGGGACGGGTGCGCCTGTGGGCGCCGGTCATCGGGATGATCGCCGGATCGGTGGTCGCGGGCGTGTTCGGTCTCTACGACGCGCAGCGCATCGTCCGCGCTTCGTGGATCGGTATTCCGAGGCCCCCATGGCCGGCGATGGACCTGCACTTCGGGCCCCAATTCTGGGCCCTGCTCCCCGCCTTCGTGTTCATCGCCCTGGTGTGCACGATTCAGACCATCAGCGGCGCCGTCGCGATCCAGCGCGTGTCGTGGGCCGGGAGGCGGGCGGTGGACTTCCGGGCGGTGCAGGGCGCCGTGGCTGCCGACGGAGTGGGCAACCTGCTGTCCGGCCTCGCGGGCACGATGCCGCTCGGCTTCCGGCCCCATGGCGCGTCAATGGTCGAGATCACCGGAATCAGCTCGCGCCGCGTCGGCCTCGCGCTCGGCGCGGCGCTGATCGTGCTCGCGTTCGTTCCCAAGGCGCTTGCCGTGATCCTGGCGATACCGGGGCCGGTCATCGCGGCGTTCGTCACCGTCACCATGGCGACCATCTTCATCGTCGGCATGAGGGTGATCATTCAGGACGGCGTCGACCATCGCAAGGGCTTGATCGCCGGGGTCTCGTTCTGGATCGGCGTGGGCTTTCAGAGCGAGGCGATATTTCCGGGGCACGTTTCGGATCTTGCCGGCTCCCTGTTGCGCAACGGGATGTTGACCGGAGGCATCGCGGCGGTTGTCATGACCATGTTCGTGGAGTTGACCAAGCCGCGCCGCCGCCGGCTGGAGGTGGACCTCGACCCCTCCGTCCTGCACGAGGTCCGGCGATTCATCGCTGCATTCGCGTCGCGCAGAGGCTGGGACGCGGCGATGGTGGACCGCCTCGATGCCGTGTGCGAAGAGACGCTGCTGACGCTCGAGCAGCAGCGCGAGTCGGGTGCGGACACGGCACGGCGGCGTCTGCTCCTCACCGCCCGCGGTGAGGACGGCGGCGCGGTGCTGGAGTTCGTGGCCTCGACCGGCAAGGAGAACCTCCAGGACCGGATTGCGCTGCTCGGCGAGGCCGCCGCGGGAGCCATGATCGAACGGGAGGTCTCGCTGCGGCTGCTCCGTCACCTCGCCTCCTCGGTCCACCACCAGCAATACCACGGCACCGACATCGTGACCGTCCGCGTGGAGCGGCCGGCGGCGCGGATGGCCCAAGGGAAGTAG
- a CDS encoding ABC transporter substrate-binding protein: protein MRPIRMRVARWIPGGVALFAGLALSLPLAADQALTVVSFGGSYARACQQAYHEPFTAETGIEVRLEDYNGGLAQIRAQVETGNVHWDVVDLNVADAVLGCDEGLLEFIDPGDLPPGADGSSVEDDFVTGTLTDCGMGTIFFSSIYAYHPRHFAGDKPATIDDFFDLARFPGRRGMRRVPSDNLEIALLADGVPIDEVYATLETPEGVARAFRKLDTIKDHIVWWEAGAQPPQMLADGEVVMSTAYNGRIFNAQVRENQPFEIVWDGQILDNSQLVIVAGAPNLEAAREFIAFAGRPESMAAVSKYISYGPVRRSGTPLIGTHVETGVEMAPHMPTTPANLTRALHHDWRWWSDRGDEMTERFAAWLAR from the coding sequence ATGAGACCGATCCGGATGCGCGTTGCCCGCTGGATTCCCGGTGGTGTGGCTCTATTTGCGGGGCTTGCCTTGAGCCTGCCGCTTGCGGCCGATCAGGCGCTGACCGTTGTTTCGTTCGGTGGGTCGTACGCGCGGGCCTGCCAGCAGGCGTACCACGAGCCGTTCACCGCCGAAACCGGGATCGAGGTGCGGCTCGAGGACTACAATGGCGGCCTGGCGCAGATCCGCGCGCAGGTGGAGACCGGCAACGTGCACTGGGACGTGGTGGACCTGAACGTGGCCGACGCGGTGCTCGGCTGCGACGAGGGGTTGCTGGAGTTCATCGATCCGGGCGACCTGCCGCCCGGCGCGGACGGCAGTTCCGTGGAGGATGACTTCGTGACCGGCACGCTCACTGACTGCGGGATGGGCACGATCTTCTTCTCCTCCATCTACGCCTACCATCCGCGCCACTTCGCGGGCGACAAGCCGGCCACGATCGACGACTTCTTCGACCTGGCGCGGTTCCCGGGCCGGCGCGGCATGCGGCGGGTGCCGAGCGACAACCTGGAGATCGCACTGCTCGCCGACGGCGTGCCGATCGACGAGGTGTATGCCACGCTCGAAACCCCGGAGGGAGTGGCGCGCGCGTTCCGCAAGCTGGACACGATCAAGGACCACATCGTGTGGTGGGAGGCGGGCGCGCAGCCGCCGCAGATGCTCGCCGACGGCGAGGTGGTGATGAGCACCGCCTACAACGGGCGCATCTTCAACGCCCAGGTGCGCGAGAACCAGCCGTTCGAGATCGTGTGGGACGGCCAGATCCTGGACAACAGCCAGCTCGTGATCGTGGCCGGCGCCCCCAACCTGGAGGCGGCGCGCGAGTTCATCGCCTTCGCCGGCAGGCCCGAATCGATGGCGGCGGTAAGCAAGTACATCTCCTACGGGCCGGTGCGCCGCTCCGGCACGCCGCTGATCGGCACCCACGTCGAGACCGGCGTGGAGATGGCGCCGCACATGCCGACCACGCCGGCCAACCTGACCCGCGCCCTGCACCACGACTGGCGCTGGTGGAGCGACCGCGGCGACGAGATGACCGAGCGCTTCGCCGCCTGGCTGGCCCGCTGA
- a CDS encoding S8 family serine peptidase produces MLAVASCAAPMDGAEPMDGLVPGAPARPTLTPGHQQLTVSWTAPASPVEVVAYQVRWKPSAQGWANAEVLRTVSGPYIITIKGLTNGTRYDVQVLASSARDDGPWSPSATAAPAACVGKPAPTRTEWSYPESVADDFTDDERDALEELHAAGWNGDGVQILILDQFDEDRPSPEVSDRSHGTGVAHIARHYAPNATFVYAVDGGDSRPAPLDPYTFFVQNRSVSTALPPDVPDRLPIEQSGSTSDLSTEGRIVQLIVLGGGNAAGALAGGAPANATPAIKQSGLVAGYAGYRPDNAGDDFRPIGFMHAKSGLLVVGAVDHRPADPSADGGWILSHDSDGHSVRAGAARNAFLVAPDDNRASEFAGTSFAAPRVTGAAAVLRQMCPTLTPEQIGYVLLKSARDLGEPGIDAVYGYGLLDLENALTKAKELIAGFDDFVSTIPADS; encoded by the coding sequence GTGCTGGCCGTCGCCTCCTGCGCAGCACCGATGGACGGTGCAGAACCCATGGACGGTCTCGTACCGGGTGCCCCCGCGCGACCGACGCTGACGCCGGGCCACCAACAGCTCACGGTTTCCTGGACCGCGCCGGCGTCGCCGGTCGAAGTCGTCGCCTACCAGGTGCGGTGGAAGCCCTCCGCGCAAGGCTGGGCGAACGCCGAGGTGCTGCGCACGGTGTCGGGACCCTACATCATCACCATCAAGGGGCTGACCAACGGCACCCGGTACGACGTGCAGGTTCTGGCGAGCAGCGCCCGCGACGACGGCCCGTGGTCGCCGTCCGCAACCGCCGCTCCCGCCGCGTGCGTCGGCAAGCCCGCTCCCACGCGGACCGAGTGGAGCTATCCCGAATCCGTAGCAGATGACTTCACCGACGACGAACGGGACGCACTCGAGGAGCTGCACGCGGCGGGCTGGAACGGCGACGGCGTCCAGATCCTCATATTGGACCAATTCGACGAAGACCGGCCGTCGCCGGAAGTCTCCGACCGGTCGCACGGCACCGGCGTCGCCCACATAGCGCGCCACTACGCGCCCAACGCCACCTTCGTCTATGCCGTGGATGGCGGCGACTCGCGGCCCGCCCCGCTCGACCCCTATACGTTCTTTGTCCAGAACAGATCTGTCAGCACGGCCCTCCCGCCCGATGTGCCCGATCGACTTCCCATTGAACAGTCCGGCAGCACGAGCGATCTCTCGACCGAGGGAAGGATTGTCCAGCTCATCGTCCTGGGGGGCGGCAATGCCGCCGGGGCGCTGGCGGGCGGCGCGCCGGCGAACGCGACACCTGCGATCAAGCAGAGCGGCCTGGTGGCGGGGTACGCCGGCTACCGTCCGGACAACGCGGGTGACGACTTTCGTCCGATCGGATTCATGCACGCCAAGAGCGGCTTGCTGGTCGTCGGAGCCGTCGATCATCGCCCCGCCGATCCTTCGGCCGACGGAGGCTGGATTCTGTCCCACGATTCGGACGGACACTCGGTGCGCGCAGGCGCGGCCCGTAATGCCTTCCTCGTCGCTCCGGACGACAACCGGGCGTCGGAGTTTGCCGGGACCTCGTTTGCGGCACCTCGGGTGACCGGCGCGGCCGCGGTGTTGCGCCAGATGTGCCCCACCCTCACACCGGAACAGATCGGTTACGTGCTGCTGAAGTCGGCCCGCGACCTCGGCGAGCCGGGTATCGACGCGGTGTACGGCTACGGTCTGCTGGACCTGGAGAACGCCCTGACGAAGGCGAAGGAACTCATCGCCGGTTTCGACGACTTCGTCTCCACGATTCCCGCAGATTCGTAG
- a CDS encoding carboxylate-amine ligase, translated as MKNDKVKNDKFEVTFGLEEEFFLVDPDSRDLIADPDPALFDACERDSGPHKVVHELLRTQIETNTRVCTSVADLRAAQIETRSLVIGTAARFGAAVIASSTHPFAHWQAQAITPKERYDRFAATFQDVVRRYLVGGMHIHAGFGDAESRIRVMTALRRYLPIMHALSTSSPFNGGRETGFKSYRLTVIASMPRTNLPPPFRSRAEYDRLVADYQSMDFIGDGTELWWDIRPAVRFPTIEVRICDICPRMEDTLTIASLYACLIRRLLRQDAEEGLPPEPPTELIAENRWHASRYGVLAFLGDLRAGKRVDILEGVEELIEDLAEDAAALDCERELQRVTEIIRLGTGADRQIDLYRLRRLEGDTIPEALRAVVDMVIAETRDGIADPP; from the coding sequence GTGAAGAACGACAAAGTGAAGAACGACAAGTTCGAGGTTACCTTCGGCCTGGAGGAGGAGTTCTTCCTGGTCGATCCCGACTCACGAGACCTTATCGCCGATCCCGACCCGGCGCTGTTCGACGCCTGCGAGCGGGACAGCGGGCCGCACAAGGTGGTGCACGAGCTGCTGCGCACCCAGATCGAGACCAACACCCGCGTGTGCACGTCGGTGGCCGACCTGCGCGCGGCGCAGATCGAGACCCGTTCGCTGGTGATCGGCACGGCCGCCCGGTTCGGCGCGGCGGTGATCGCTTCCTCGACCCATCCGTTCGCCCACTGGCAGGCGCAGGCGATCACCCCCAAGGAGCGCTACGACCGCTTCGCGGCAACCTTTCAGGACGTGGTGCGCCGCTACCTGGTCGGCGGCATGCACATCCACGCCGGCTTCGGCGATGCCGAGTCGCGCATCCGGGTGATGACCGCGCTGCGCCGCTACCTGCCGATCATGCACGCGCTGTCCACCTCGTCGCCGTTCAACGGCGGCCGCGAGACCGGGTTCAAGTCCTACCGCCTCACCGTGATCGCCTCGATGCCGCGCACCAACCTGCCGCCGCCGTTCCGGTCTCGCGCCGAGTACGACCGCCTGGTGGCCGACTACCAGTCGATGGACTTCATCGGCGACGGTACCGAGCTGTGGTGGGACATCCGGCCGGCGGTCCGCTTTCCCACCATCGAGGTGCGCATCTGCGACATCTGCCCGCGCATGGAAGACACGCTGACTATCGCCTCCCTGTACGCCTGCCTGATACGGCGGCTGTTGCGGCAGGACGCCGAGGAAGGGCTGCCGCCGGAGCCGCCGACCGAACTGATCGCCGAGAACCGCTGGCACGCGTCGCGCTACGGGGTCCTCGCGTTCCTCGGCGACCTGCGCGCCGGCAAGCGGGTCGACATCCTGGAGGGTGTGGAGGAACTGATCGAAGACCTCGCCGAGGACGCCGCCGCGCTCGACTGCGAACGGGAATTGCAGCGGGTCACGGAGATCATCCGCCTCGGCACCGGCGCGGACCGGCAGATCGACCTGTACCGTCTGCGCCGCCTGGAGGGCGACACCATTCCCGAGGCGTTGCGCGCCGTCGTGGACATGGTCATCGCCGAAACCCGCGACGGAATCGCCGACCCGCCGTAG